In the genome of Pseudomonadota bacterium, one region contains:
- a CDS encoding chemotaxis protein CheW, with protein sequence MSDSLTRASMPPAKSGGHPLLPAGDTVTEFLAFCVGSENYALPLSAVREIMAVPPITEVPRAPPAVMGIVSVRGRVTTVLDARRRLSMGPTKLSSVSRLLLVACGQETMGLVVDRILQVFRLSEDQVEHSAKMGSDTADHIVGVGRAASRPSPLATQGRRPLVQAPDEEDLLLLILLDPDLLIRD encoded by the coding sequence ATGAGCGATAGCCTGACCCGCGCCTCCATGCCTCCCGCAAAAAGCGGCGGGCATCCGCTCTTGCCGGCCGGTGATACCGTAACGGAGTTCTTGGCGTTCTGCGTCGGATCCGAGAACTACGCTCTGCCGCTTTCGGCAGTACGCGAAATCATGGCGGTGCCACCCATTACTGAGGTCCCGCGAGCACCCCCAGCGGTGATGGGTATCGTGTCCGTCAGAGGCCGTGTAACGACGGTGCTGGACGCAAGACGCAGGCTCTCGATGGGACCAACGAAGCTGTCCAGCGTGAGCCGCCTGCTTCTCGTGGCATGCGGGCAAGAGACTATGGGTCTTGTCGTCGATCGTATCTTGCAGGTGTTTCGTTTGTCGGAGGACCAGGTCGAGCACTCAGCCAAGATGGGCAGTGACACAGCCGACCACATTGTCGGCGTTGGGCGGGCAGCCTCCCGTCCCTCCCCGCTGGCCACACAAGGGCGGCGGCCCCTCGTCCAGGCACCCGACGAAGAGGACTTGTTGCTGCTCATCCTTCTTGATCCCGACCTGCTGATCAGAGATTAG
- a CDS encoding chemotaxis protein CheA encodes MTHPNSKDGVREEFLSEAQDLIENLSRDLLMLDHAQKEGSPDPDLLNDLFRGVHTVKGLAGMFGYAPIAKLAHHLEDLLDNLRLGRISLSQETLDLLFEGVDAFQRLLAEAKDPKTTAEVDLDRFTRSVSLVTASPPAPANILSDYDLDPNLLAVLTEYEEHRLRATLQQGMTLFRLRVCLLLDEIDSALDGIKTRAKGVAEIITYMPSMGGSDGDQLDIEILLASRLDDVDLREVLELKDAVLQIVDRRRTPSSRSPAATVPATTPPAATTDSGRPAAAASPDEFRSSGSARRDGGELASLRSVTNSVRVDIRKLDHLMNVVGELGIVRGTVVSLTERCRAAPELRSLAGELQRVQRSFERHLNEAQEGILAIRMVPLGHIFDKLARIVRQVARERGKDVRLVVKGSETEVDKLIAEELADPLMHIVRNAVDHGAEPPAIREAAQKTGTATLSIDAFQKGNHVVIEIKDDGAGIDPGVLLQTAVRKGLLNQGAVGELSREELLGVIFMPGFSTAEQVTDISGRGMGMDVVKTNISRLGGVIDVQSELGVGTTFVITLPITLAIISALVVRVAGRAFAVPLSTVQEALRLEAARLRTVERREVYGLRGETLPLCRLAQFFGFAERPAPPKQYVVVVTLAQRRLGFVVDELYGQRDIVIKPLGRSLQNVRGIAGATDLGEQRLALVLDAPALLEELLLGAETGTKRERQSV; translated from the coding sequence GTGACCCATCCCAATAGCAAGGACGGAGTACGCGAGGAGTTCCTCTCGGAAGCACAGGACTTGATCGAGAACCTGTCGCGCGACTTGCTCATGCTGGATCACGCACAGAAAGAGGGCTCCCCAGACCCGGATTTGCTCAACGACCTGTTTCGCGGGGTCCACACCGTCAAGGGACTGGCGGGCATGTTCGGCTACGCGCCGATCGCAAAGCTCGCGCACCACTTGGAGGATCTGCTCGACAACCTGAGGCTGGGCCGAATCAGCCTCAGCCAGGAAACGCTTGACTTGCTGTTCGAGGGTGTGGACGCCTTCCAGCGCCTCTTGGCAGAGGCGAAGGATCCCAAGACCACGGCCGAGGTGGACTTGGACCGCTTCACCCGTTCAGTCTCACTCGTCACAGCCTCGCCGCCGGCACCCGCCAACATTCTGAGCGACTACGACCTCGACCCAAACCTGCTGGCAGTGCTAACCGAGTACGAAGAACACCGGCTGCGAGCCACCCTGCAGCAGGGCATGACCCTTTTTCGCTTGCGCGTGTGCTTGCTGCTGGACGAAATCGACAGCGCGCTCGATGGAATCAAGACGCGAGCCAAGGGCGTGGCAGAAATCATCACCTACATGCCCAGCATGGGGGGAAGTGACGGCGATCAGCTCGATATCGAGATTCTGCTGGCAAGCCGCCTGGACGACGTCGACCTGCGCGAAGTGCTGGAGCTCAAGGATGCCGTCTTGCAGATTGTGGACCGGCGGCGCACTCCGAGCAGCCGTTCACCAGCCGCAACCGTACCGGCCACTACCCCGCCCGCAGCCACGACCGACTCAGGCCGGCCAGCCGCGGCCGCCAGCCCCGACGAGTTCCGCTCGTCCGGCAGTGCTCGCCGCGACGGCGGCGAGCTCGCGTCCCTGCGTTCGGTCACCAACAGCGTGCGCGTGGATATTCGAAAGCTCGACCACCTCATGAACGTGGTCGGCGAGCTCGGCATCGTGCGCGGGACGGTTGTGAGCCTGACCGAGCGTTGTCGGGCAGCGCCCGAGCTCAGGTCGCTGGCAGGGGAGCTGCAGCGCGTTCAGCGCAGCTTCGAGCGACATCTGAATGAAGCTCAGGAGGGCATTCTTGCGATCCGCATGGTCCCGCTGGGACACATCTTCGACAAGCTTGCCCGTATCGTGCGCCAGGTCGCACGGGAGCGCGGCAAGGATGTGCGGCTCGTCGTGAAGGGTTCGGAGACGGAAGTGGACAAGCTCATCGCCGAGGAACTCGCCGATCCTCTGATGCACATTGTCCGCAACGCGGTAGACCACGGCGCGGAGCCCCCTGCCATTCGGGAGGCAGCACAAAAGACGGGCACGGCGACACTCAGCATTGACGCCTTTCAGAAGGGCAATCACGTCGTTATCGAGATCAAGGACGACGGCGCTGGCATCGATCCCGGAGTGCTCCTGCAGACGGCCGTGCGCAAGGGGCTGCTGAACCAGGGAGCCGTAGGCGAGCTGTCCCGCGAAGAGCTGCTCGGTGTGATCTTCATGCCGGGTTTCAGCACGGCCGAACAGGTGACGGACATTTCAGGGCGCGGCATGGGCATGGATGTCGTGAAGACCAACATCAGCCGCTTGGGGGGAGTGATCGACGTGCAGAGTGAGTTAGGGGTCGGCACCACCTTCGTGATCACGCTTCCCATCACGCTGGCGATCATAAGCGCGCTCGTGGTGCGCGTAGCCGGACGCGCTTTTGCCGTGCCGCTTTCCACGGTTCAGGAGGCCTTGCGTCTAGAGGCTGCCAGGCTACGGACGGTCGAGCGCCGGGAAGTCTACGGTCTTCGTGGCGAGACGCTGCCCCTGTGTCGTCTCGCGCAGTTTTTTGGTTTCGCGGAAAGGCCAGCACCCCCAAAACAGTACGTGGTCGTGGTCACCCTGGCCCAGCGCCGGCTCGGGTTCGTCGTGGACGAGCTGTACGGCCAGCGCGATATCGTGATCAAGCCGCTTGGCAGGAGCTTGCAGAACGTGCGTGGCATTGCGGGTGCGACCGATCTGGGTGAGCAGCGTCTGGCGTTGGTGCTCGACGCGCCGGCGCTGCTTGAAGAGCTACTGCTCGGCGCCGAGACCGGCACGAAACGGGAACGCCAATCGGTATGA
- the recO gene encoding DNA repair protein RecO → MVKTRALLLRAVDYGEADRIVSLLTETEGVISAIARGARRSRRRFSGTLQSLCVLRVGLGRTRGSLGALELAEVEEAFPALLGDLGRMQQAGDALRLVRHLVAERQAEPGLFALCVQLMRLLSERDAPPAALPVCFELRALSVVGFAPAFDACGSCGKRPSCTQSSEFDPRSGALRCRACGGGPIRLGPELRRRARLATTSAWVEAGKGCEHEDLTTLRRTAAAFRRLRCQLPE, encoded by the coding sequence ATGGTCAAGACCCGGGCCCTACTGCTTCGAGCCGTCGACTACGGAGAAGCTGACCGGATCGTCAGCCTGTTGACCGAGACCGAAGGCGTAATCTCCGCGATCGCTCGGGGCGCCCGGCGCAGCCGGCGTCGCTTTTCCGGCACTCTTCAGAGTCTGTGCGTGCTGAGGGTGGGACTCGGGCGGACGCGAGGCTCGCTCGGCGCGCTGGAGCTGGCAGAGGTCGAGGAGGCGTTCCCGGCACTGCTCGGCGACCTCGGACGCATGCAGCAGGCTGGCGACGCGCTGCGTTTGGTTCGCCACCTGGTCGCGGAACGGCAGGCCGAACCAGGACTCTTCGCCCTGTGCGTACAGTTGATGCGCCTGCTCTCCGAACGGGATGCGCCCCCGGCGGCGCTGCCGGTGTGCTTCGAGCTGCGGGCGTTGTCGGTCGTGGGCTTCGCCCCGGCATTCGACGCGTGCGGATCGTGCGGAAAGCGGCCCTCTTGCACGCAATCCAGCGAGTTCGACCCTCGCTCAGGCGCGCTGCGCTGCCGGGCGTGCGGAGGGGGCCCGATCCGACTTGGGCCGGAGCTCAGGAGGCGCGCGCGGCTGGCCACGACCAGCGCCTGGGTGGAGGCGGGCAAGGGCTGCGAGCACGAGGATCTCACGACCCTTCGCCGGACGGCGGCGGCCTTTCGAAGACTGCGCTGCCAGCTGCCCGAGTGA
- a CDS encoding helix-turn-helix domain-containing protein, with product MESIGQQLRHERELRQLSLAEISRTTRISVRVLKLIEDDRFDELPGEVFAKGFLRAYARAVGADDSDIVRSYERQSCPEATPVPLAAAAPPERGRRFGIAIALVILVILFTLALSVVLRPRHRNAPIELSRGPTPGAAQRQGSASERAPRISSRDHGQDPGPTASSRRLRRS from the coding sequence ATGGAGTCGATCGGCCAGCAGCTCCGGCACGAGCGCGAGCTGCGCCAGCTGTCGTTGGCGGAGATCTCTCGAACGACTCGCATCTCGGTGCGGGTGCTGAAGCTCATCGAGGACGATCGTTTCGATGAGCTGCCCGGGGAGGTGTTCGCAAAGGGCTTTCTGCGGGCCTACGCGCGGGCAGTTGGAGCCGATGACAGCGACATCGTGCGGTCGTACGAACGCCAGAGCTGCCCGGAAGCGACTCCCGTGCCCCTGGCCGCCGCAGCCCCGCCCGAGCGCGGGCGGCGCTTCGGAATCGCGATCGCGCTGGTCATCCTGGTGATTCTCTTCACGCTGGCACTGTCCGTGGTGTTGCGTCCCCGTCACCGCAATGCTCCGATCGAGTTGTCGCGGGGACCAACGCCGGGCGCTGCTCAGCGTCAAGGCTCAGCCAGCGAGCGGGCCCCGCGAATCAGCAGTCGCGATCATGGTCAAGACCCGGGCCCTACTGCTTCGAGCCGTCGACTACGGAGAAGCTGA
- a CDS encoding tetratricopeptide repeat protein, which produces MKQYELAVGLREEGNVADAYRALHRALELDPNNAYAHLLIAKMFLLSRAESTAENDKKAEEHYLRVVRLGTEPERPRHDLVVEAQNDLGVLYIHRERYADAIRQLSAAANNLFNRHAHFAWGNLGWAYYLAADYDSALTALSRAVKLHRHFCVGYFRLGKTYVAKGDHQRAEEAFTHALQADERCRHFQEAWHLRGESRAHLKHRKDAIGDFERCVELGAYTAAGQACSRYLEASH; this is translated from the coding sequence ATGAAACAGTACGAGCTTGCAGTTGGGCTGCGCGAGGAAGGAAACGTCGCCGACGCGTACCGTGCACTTCATCGAGCGTTGGAGCTCGACCCGAACAACGCCTATGCGCACCTGCTCATCGCCAAGATGTTCCTGCTGAGCCGGGCCGAAAGCACTGCCGAAAACGATAAGAAAGCCGAGGAGCACTACCTGCGGGTCGTGCGGCTGGGTACCGAGCCGGAGCGCCCGCGGCATGATCTCGTGGTGGAGGCGCAGAATGACCTCGGCGTGCTGTACATTCACCGCGAGCGCTATGCGGATGCGATCCGGCAGCTCAGCGCGGCGGCCAACAACCTGTTCAACCGACATGCGCACTTCGCCTGGGGCAACCTGGGTTGGGCCTACTACCTGGCAGCGGACTACGACAGCGCGCTCACAGCCCTCTCAAGAGCCGTAAAACTTCACCGACACTTCTGTGTAGGGTACTTTCGACTAGGAAAGACCTACGTGGCCAAGGGAGACCATCAGCGAGCGGAGGAGGCGTTCACCCACGCCCTTCAAGCGGACGAGCGCTGCCGGCACTTCCAGGAGGCGTGGCACCTCAGGGGTGAGTCCCGCGCGCACCTCAAGCACCGCAAGGATGCGATCGGTGACTTCGAACGCTGCGTGGAGCTCGGTGCTTACACGGCGGCTGGCCAAGCCTGTAGCCGCTACCTGGAGGCCAGCCACTGA
- a CDS encoding ABC transporter ATP-binding protein: MIASPEPLISTQGLHVGFRVGSGWLARAKRWLGAVQDVSIAIQKGETLGLVGESGCGKSTLGRALLRLVEPAAGRILLEGQDITRLGPSELRPLRRRMQIVFQDPYSSLNPRLRVRAALGEAMRVHRLVEGASEEEQRVAALLERVGLEPAHMRRYPGEFSGGQRQRIGIARALAVEPRFVVADEPVSSLDVSVQAQICNLLKDLQEELGLGYLFVAHDLNVVEFMSHRIAVMYLGRIVELASAQRLCAEPRHPYTKALLGSVRLLDRDRGAGHALLKGDVPNPLDPPAGCGFHPRCPVAQNGLCDVEIPALRPVEEDRWVSCHLAEEQTPPERQPKYN; encoded by the coding sequence ATGATCGCTAGCCCGGAGCCCCTGATCTCGACGCAGGGCCTGCACGTCGGCTTCCGGGTGGGCTCGGGCTGGCTCGCTCGAGCCAAGCGCTGGTTGGGAGCGGTCCAGGATGTATCGATTGCGATTCAAAAGGGCGAAACGCTTGGACTGGTGGGCGAATCCGGTTGCGGCAAGAGCACGCTGGGCCGCGCCCTGCTGAGGCTGGTCGAGCCGGCCGCCGGGCGCATATTGCTCGAAGGGCAGGACATCACCCGCCTGGGTCCTTCGGAGCTGAGGCCGCTGCGCCGCAGGATGCAGATCGTATTCCAGGACCCCTACAGCTCGCTCAACCCGAGGTTGAGGGTTCGCGCGGCCCTGGGCGAGGCCATGCGGGTGCACCGTCTGGTTGAAGGCGCGTCCGAAGAGGAGCAACGCGTGGCCGCGCTTCTCGAGCGGGTGGGCCTGGAACCTGCACACATGCGCCGCTATCCGGGTGAATTCTCGGGTGGCCAGCGCCAGCGCATAGGCATCGCACGCGCTCTGGCCGTCGAGCCCCGGTTCGTGGTGGCCGATGAGCCCGTGAGCTCGCTCGATGTCTCGGTGCAGGCCCAGATATGCAACTTGCTGAAGGATCTTCAGGAGGAGCTGGGGCTCGGCTACCTGTTCGTTGCTCACGACCTGAACGTCGTGGAGTTCATGAGCCACAGAATAGCCGTGATGTACCTAGGTCGTATCGTCGAGCTGGCGTCGGCCCAAAGGCTTTGCGCCGAGCCCCGGCACCCCTACACCAAAGCGCTGCTGGGCTCCGTCCGGCTGCTGGATCGCGATCGCGGTGCCGGCCACGCGCTGCTGAAGGGCGACGTGCCGAATCCCCTGGACCCACCCGCCGGCTGCGGCTTTCATCCGCGTTGCCCGGTCGCACAAAACGGTCTATGCGACGTGGAGATTCCGGCGCTGAGGCCGGTGGAAGAGGACCGCTGGGTGAGCTGCCATCTGGCCGAAGAGCAGACCCCGCCCGAGCGTCAGCCAAAGTACAATTGA
- a CDS encoding ABC transporter ATP-binding protein — protein sequence MPQPLLELRDLVTSFSTPRGVVRAADRVSLEVAEGATLGVVGESGSGKSVTFLSVMRLIGWPGRIESGSVLFAGRELLSLPARQLRALRGSQIAMVFQEPMTSLNPVYTVGQQLCEAIRQHQRVSVADARRRAIALLETVGIGAAAERVDAYPHQLSGGMRQRVMIAIALSCGPRLLIADEPTTALDVTIQSQILALLERLQAELNMSIVLITHDLGVVASLAQEIVVMYAAKVVERAPAEELLARPLHPYTAGLLASVPGLGANRGKRRLPALAGRVPDLAQPPTGCRFRDRCPEAVATCSAHEPELRSLPGRRHVACHVAWERARARP from the coding sequence ATGCCCCAGCCGCTGCTCGAGCTGCGCGACCTCGTCACGTCGTTTTCGACGCCCCGGGGGGTTGTCCGGGCCGCCGACCGCGTCTCGCTCGAGGTGGCCGAGGGGGCCACGCTGGGCGTGGTCGGCGAGAGCGGCTCGGGCAAGAGCGTGACCTTTTTGTCGGTCATGCGCCTGATCGGCTGGCCGGGGCGCATCGAGAGCGGCTCGGTGCTGTTCGCTGGGCGCGAGCTGCTGTCGCTGCCGGCGCGTCAGCTGCGCGCGCTGCGAGGCAGCCAGATTGCGATGGTGTTCCAAGAACCCATGACCTCGCTCAACCCGGTGTATACGGTCGGGCAGCAGCTGTGCGAGGCAATACGGCAGCACCAACGCGTCTCGGTTGCCGACGCCAGGCGCCGCGCGATCGCGCTTCTGGAGACCGTGGGAATTGGCGCCGCCGCCGAGCGCGTCGATGCGTATCCTCACCAGCTGTCGGGTGGTATGCGCCAGCGGGTCATGATCGCGATCGCACTGAGCTGCGGGCCCAGGCTGCTGATAGCAGATGAGCCGACCACTGCGTTGGATGTGACCATCCAGTCGCAGATTCTCGCCCTGCTCGAACGCCTGCAGGCCGAGCTCAACATGAGCATTGTGCTGATAACGCACGATCTGGGGGTAGTGGCATCCCTGGCCCAGGAGATCGTCGTGATGTACGCTGCAAAGGTCGTGGAGCGCGCGCCGGCCGAGGAGCTGCTCGCGCGGCCGCTGCATCCCTACACCGCGGGCCTGCTCGCGAGCGTGCCGGGCCTGGGTGCCAACCGCGGCAAACGGCGACTGCCGGCCCTGGCTGGAAGGGTGCCCGACCTGGCGCAGCCGCCGACCGGCTGCCGCTTCCGTGACCGCTGCCCCGAGGCCGTAGCGACCTGCTCGGCGCACGAGCCCGAGCTGCGATCCTTGCCGGGCCGTCGCCACGTCGCCTGCCACGTGGCGTGGGAGCGAGCAAGAGCGCGGCCATGA
- the speB gene encoding agmatinase, whose product MSGRGCEPEPDAFHPVSTRLVPRFAGTPTFLRLPQHADPSDVDVMICGVPFDGGTTFRPGARFGPRGVRNASALTRGYHPAQGVDLFRALRCCDGGDVLSVPMQLTETLDRIEQRVSDIVTAGATPVLVGGDHTISIGALRALAKHHGPLAMLHFDAHSDTFGPAWGVDLHHGSVFRKALEEGLLRTRDVLQVGIRGPFASADDLKLAEQAGFEIRFVDDVKRDLAAVGAELSAFRTRGPCYVSFDVDAIDPAYAPGTGTPVPGGLTSYEALFLVRALTGVQLAGFDLVEISPDHDVAGITTLLGATLLAEVLASLAASSRSTPSAAPDARRSR is encoded by the coding sequence ATGAGCGGCCGCGGTTGCGAGCCCGAGCCTGACGCATTCCACCCGGTATCGACGCGGCTGGTGCCTCGCTTCGCCGGCACGCCGACCTTCTTGCGGCTGCCGCAGCACGCGGATCCTTCGGACGTGGATGTGATGATCTGCGGCGTGCCTTTCGATGGCGGTACCACGTTCCGGCCCGGTGCGCGCTTCGGACCTCGCGGTGTCCGAAACGCCAGCGCGCTGACGCGCGGCTACCACCCGGCGCAGGGCGTGGACCTGTTCCGCGCCTTGCGCTGCTGCGACGGCGGAGACGTGCTGAGCGTCCCGATGCAGCTCACGGAGACCCTGGATCGCATCGAGCAACGCGTTTCCGACATCGTCACCGCAGGGGCAACGCCCGTGTTGGTGGGCGGCGACCACACCATCAGCATCGGAGCCTTGCGCGCCCTGGCCAAGCATCACGGCCCGCTCGCGATGCTGCATTTCGACGCCCATAGCGACACCTTCGGGCCCGCCTGGGGCGTCGACCTGCACCATGGATCGGTTTTTCGCAAGGCACTCGAAGAGGGGTTGCTGCGAACGCGCGACGTGCTGCAGGTCGGGATTCGGGGACCGTTCGCGAGCGCAGACGACCTGAAGCTTGCGGAACAAGCCGGTTTCGAAATCCGTTTCGTGGACGACGTGAAGCGTGACCTCGCCGCGGTGGGCGCCGAGCTAAGCGCCTTCCGAACGCGAGGACCCTGCTACGTGAGCTTCGATGTCGACGCCATCGACCCGGCGTATGCGCCTGGCACCGGCACGCCCGTGCCCGGAGGGTTGACGAGCTACGAGGCGCTCTTCCTGGTTCGAGCCTTGACCGGCGTGCAGCTCGCGGGCTTCGATCTGGTCGAGATCTCGCCCGACCACGACGTGGCGGGTATCACGACCCTGCTCGGCGCCACGCTGCTCGCGGAAGTGCTGGCCAGCCTGGCCGCCAGCAGCCGATCCACGCCTTCGGCAGCGCCCGATGCCCGGAGGAGCCGCTGA
- a CDS encoding DUF4292 domain-containing protein: MSVQRRHSAPLAAVLLAGCGTLSYVPRHPHRAAQSALEAFAASRQQLRSLRAEARVDQRGTQGRVRGTVWMFVERPDRVRFDVMTQFGPASTLTSAQGRFALNDHKERRFLKGPSCSSNIARLLGITLSAAEVTAMLLGQVVSLAPARAHAVSRSGIRWDPRGFYRIVLGLPDRRRKELDLALPAEQAGLPLARQKLRLRRVEVFDAQGRSLWRVAYQDYRIVALEGQAARSDGVVMPFRVHFEHQDREQDVLVRFKDMTLNPQIPTSAFQQRPPPGRIVRWVTCNGAGP, from the coding sequence GTGTCAGTGCAGCGGCGACACTCGGCGCCGCTGGCGGCGGTCCTTTTGGCTGGCTGCGGCACCCTGTCGTACGTGCCGCGGCACCCCCACCGCGCCGCCCAATCCGCGCTCGAGGCGTTCGCCGCTTCGCGGCAACAGCTTCGATCGCTGCGCGCCGAGGCCCGGGTCGATCAGCGCGGAACGCAAGGACGTGTACGCGGCACGGTATGGATGTTCGTCGAGCGGCCCGACCGAGTGCGCTTCGACGTGATGACGCAGTTCGGGCCCGCGTCCACCCTGACCAGCGCGCAAGGCCGTTTCGCGCTCAACGATCACAAGGAACGCCGCTTCCTCAAGGGGCCAAGCTGCTCCTCCAACATCGCCAGGCTGCTGGGAATCACCTTGTCCGCCGCCGAAGTCACGGCGATGCTGCTTGGACAGGTCGTCTCGCTGGCCCCCGCCCGTGCGCACGCGGTGAGCCGGAGCGGGATCCGTTGGGACCCGCGCGGCTTCTACCGGATTGTCCTCGGACTGCCGGATCGACGACGCAAGGAGCTCGATTTGGCCTTGCCCGCGGAGCAGGCCGGGCTGCCGCTCGCGCGCCAGAAACTGCGGCTGCGCCGAGTCGAGGTTTTTGACGCGCAAGGACGCTCCCTGTGGCGAGTAGCCTACCAGGACTATAGAATCGTGGCGCTCGAGGGGCAGGCGGCTCGAAGCGACGGCGTCGTGATGCCCTTTAGGGTGCATTTCGAGCACCAGGATCGAGAACAGGACGTGCTCGTGCGCTTCAAGGATATGACGCTCAATCCGCAGATCCCCACGAGCGCATTTCAACAGCGGCCGCCGCCGGGCCGGATCGTGCGCTGGGTCACCTGCAACGGGGCCGGCCCATGA